The segment GCGAGACTTCAAGAACTACTCACCACTGCAGAGTTTCAAGTCACGCCTCAACTGGCAGAAATCCCTACTGCCTTCCTGGCCGAATATGGTTCAGGGAAACCCATCATCGCCATTCTGGGTGAATTTGATGCGTTACCGGGTCTGGCACAAGATCCTGTTCCTTATCGCTCTGCTGAAAACATTCAGAGCTACGGACATGGTTGTGGACATCATCTATTCGGAACGGCTTCAGCAGGTGCGGCTATCGCGATTGCTAATGAGATGAAGCAGGGAAATTTGCAAGGCACAATTCGTTTCTATGGATGCCCTGCCGAAGAAGGAGGTGCAGCAAAAGCATTTCTGGTTCAGGCAGGATTGTTCCAGGATTGTGATGCTGTCCTGCACTGGCACCCGAGCAATCGGAACGCGGCTGGTGCCCGTTCCTCACTGGCGCGGATTGCCGTCCGATTTCAATTTAATGGTGCTGCCGCCCACGCCGCAGGCGCCCCTGAAGAAGGCCGATCTGCACTCGACGCCGTTGCTTTGACAAATCATGCGGCAGAATTACTACGGGAACACATTCCCGATTCTGCCCGCATCCATTATGTCATCACCAATGGAGGCCAAGCCCCAAATGTCGTTCCGGAGGTCGCCGAGGTCTATTACTACGTTCGGCACGCCGACGCGGAAGTCGTTCAGAAACTGTATGAACGATTATTGTTATGTGCCGAAGCGGGGGCGCTAGCGACGGAAACCAAACTGACAGTATTACATGAGGGAGGCATTCTCAATCTCTTACCCAACTTGACGCTCTCTGAAGTCATTGAGAAAAATCTGACGAAACTGAACGACCTGAAATACAACGACGAAGAACAGCTGTTCGCCGCGAAACTGCAAGAGACACTTCTTAATAAACAGCCCATCACTGATATTCGGGAAGTTTATAATCTCGACGGAATCACTGGAAATGGGTCCACCGACGTAGGAGATGTTTCGTGGATCGTTCCTACAGCAGGGTTTAACACCGCCTGCTGGGTTCCTGGTACACCTGCTCATTCCTGGCAGGCAACGGCATGCGGCGGCACAAGCATCGCCCGTAAAGGAATGACTTTAGCGATGAAGACTTTAGCGGCCTCTGCATGGGAGATATACAAGAATCCGGAACTCATCGCGACGGCTCAACAGGAGTTCAAAGAGCGAACCGCCCGCCAAGGTTACAAAACGCTGATGCAACCTGGCCAGAAACCGCCGCTCGACTATCGCAAACAGAAGTAAGTCCGCAAAGAGAAATGGGACGAACAGCGATAGGGAAGATGGAATCAGCTATTCTGATTCGTGGGTGCCGGAGCTTTGCCATCCCGTACGGAATCCCACCAGCTACGCCACTGAACTTCGTTGTACTGAAAATTCTGATCGGTCAACGTTTTGAGCGCCGCGAGTACTTCCGGGTTCTGCTTATCCCGTTTGACATCGACAAGCTTCGTCTGCGGTGGAGGCTGAATGCTGTTATTGTTGGAATTATCGACAATCACCCCGTAAGGTAATTGACCCGTTCTCAGTTGATACTCGATCTCGGGTGGCAACAGTGGACTGGTTCTTCCCGTCGAATAGGTTTGTCGGGGAATCGGTACAGAAACCTGATAGGTATGCGTCGTGATTAACGCGTCGATCAAATAAGGAACGACGCGTATATCACCAATCTCTCCCAGAAAATCGCCAGATCGACGAACGACCTGATTCTCTGGATGATTCAACTGTCGAACATATTGAGCCGTGACGAATTCCAGCTTTTCGGGAGGTAAACTGTTAAACGCGTTTTTGCGTACCTGCAAACTGGAATCAAGTAATGAAAGCTCAATTAATTTCAAAACGGCCCGGTCATCATCGATTTTGGGCAGGACTTCAACCAAGAGTAACCTGAAGTCTTCTCCGTTTTCCTGTTGCAGATATTTTTCCAACGCGGGCAAAGCATCGACAGAATTAATTGAACGAAAAGCGGCGATCCCCTTCTGTTGATAAGTCGGAGATCGATGGTTTAGCCAACCGTGCCACAGTTTCGCTTTCTTCCACCAGACTTCACGTCGTTCGCGTTCTTCGGCCAGTTCATCAATCAATTCTTTTTCGCGTTCCGTAATGAATTTTCCCCGGTACTTCACCATACCGCGAGATTTCATCAATTCTTCCCGCTCCTGTTTTCGTGCAGAAATATCGGCCTTCGTCAGCATTTGCTGAGCACCGATATGGCTTGAATCAAGTTTGAGGACCTCTTCCAGCTGAGTTTTCCATTGAGGGTATAACTCCTGCTTCCGGCACCACTCTGCTAATTGCCAGAGATCCTCAACGGTCTGGGGGGTATTCGCCACTTTGACTTCGTACTCTTCAACAACGACGGGCTGATATATCGTGTCCTCAATATCAACAGAGGAGAACGAGACCAGGTTGCCTGACAGGGTCCGTATCTGAAAGAGCTCGGGATCTTCGACGCTCGTTTCCGTCTCCTGTTCTTCTAACAGACCGCGTACCACTCCCCCGTTACTCAGGACCAGGTGATCGGCATAACCGGACTGGACAATTGCCAGACTGATCCCCAGACCCAGAATGATGGATTTCGCAGGTAAACGGCAATAACTATTCATTAGTACATTCAGTTTGAAAGTTAATAGATAACGACTCTTCAAATTTTAGGGCATGGGCTCGGTCGAATTCAATAACTGTCTGTAATCGGTGCATTTTTCAGCTGTTTTTCGTTGGAAAAACGGTCATGATTGATCTAGGGAGCCGAAAAACAGGATTTCCCCCTCTGGCCTCGACTTATTTGATGCCTGTAAGATAGAAAACAAAACAGGCAACATGAGCAGAACTGGTAGCATACGCAAGTGAATTGCTTCACTGCCTCACACCAGTGAGAGGCTCTATTTTATTGCACACCACCCCATGCGACTGTACAGAAAGGAGTTCTGTTCAGAATCCATAAGATCAAATTCGAGACGACTTGCTGTTAGTAACATCGTCTTCGACCCAATCGAAATCCCAGAGGTTTCTTATGCTGACACGAACGTTCCTGACTATCTGTTGCCTGAGCTCGTTATTTTTTGTCGATACGGCATCTGCCCAGATGACGAATCATAACAAATCGGCGATTTTGCCCAATAAAGCACTACTCTCCCGGTACGCACTCGAAAGAGGCGGTTGGGGCCAGGCAGTCGTCGATCCCCTCGGTGATGAAGTCCTCCACATCGCGATTGACGATGCATTGATGTATGTGCAGACCAAAATGGGGAATATCACCGCTCTCGATCTTCAGACCGGCAAACGTCTCTGGTATTACAAATTTGGTGACCAGATCCAGTTCATGAGCCCCATGGTTAGTGACAGCGAAACTGCCTACTTCATTAGTGGCGTTCACTTGGTCGCTTTGGAAAAGTTCAGTGGCAACGAAAAATGGATGCTCCGGTTACCCGGGGCTGTCACTTCTCAAATCCTCGTCGACGAGAAGCAAATTTACTTCGGCGACGTTACGGGAATGTTCTACGCAGTCGATCTGGAGCGCACGGAAGACTTTGCTAAACGTGGTGAGCTTCCGCGATCTTCATTCGATACCATCAACTGGCGTTACCGATCGGCGGACGAGGTTCTCTTTGCTCCGGTGCGAATTGAAGAAGAAATTCTATTCGTCAGTGACGATGGTACGATGTATGCGCTTGCCCGGAGCGACAAAAAACAGTACCTGCATTTCGAAGGGGACTCCCCCGTCGTCGCGCCGCTCAGTACCCGTGGCCGACAAATCTATATGTCTGTCGCAGATCCCAGCTTGCGTCGCGACAAG is part of the Polystyrenella longa genome and harbors:
- a CDS encoding amidohydrolase; the encoded protein is MFNPVKYILFDCPRQRSAPTGVLRVCCTLSILGILGVGSLPLLLADDLDSVSDKKKTTNTSVEEIVAPPPEHQLFATIEAQEAELWQTALDIWKWAEPGYQETKSTARLQELLTTAEFQVTPQLAEIPTAFLAEYGSGKPIIAILGEFDALPGLAQDPVPYRSAENIQSYGHGCGHHLFGTASAGAAIAIANEMKQGNLQGTIRFYGCPAEEGGAAKAFLVQAGLFQDCDAVLHWHPSNRNAAGARSSLARIAVRFQFNGAAAHAAGAPEEGRSALDAVALTNHAAELLREHIPDSARIHYVITNGGQAPNVVPEVAEVYYYVRHADAEVVQKLYERLLLCAEAGALATETKLTVLHEGGILNLLPNLTLSEVIEKNLTKLNDLKYNDEEQLFAAKLQETLLNKQPITDIREVYNLDGITGNGSTDVGDVSWIVPTAGFNTACWVPGTPAHSWQATACGGTSIARKGMTLAMKTLAASAWEIYKNPELIATAQQEFKERTARQGYKTLMQPGQKPPLDYRKQK
- a CDS encoding HEAT repeat domain-containing protein; this translates as MNSYCRLPAKSIILGLGISLAIVQSGYADHLVLSNGGVVRGLLEEQETETSVEDPELFQIRTLSGNLVSFSSVDIEDTIYQPVVVEEYEVKVANTPQTVEDLWQLAEWCRKQELYPQWKTQLEEVLKLDSSHIGAQQMLTKADISARKQEREELMKSRGMVKYRGKFITEREKELIDELAEERERREVWWKKAKLWHGWLNHRSPTYQQKGIAAFRSINSVDALPALEKYLQQENGEDFRLLLVEVLPKIDDDRAVLKLIELSLLDSSLQVRKNAFNSLPPEKLEFVTAQYVRQLNHPENQVVRRSGDFLGEIGDIRVVPYLIDALITTHTYQVSVPIPRQTYSTGRTSPLLPPEIEYQLRTGQLPYGVIVDNSNNNSIQPPPQTKLVDVKRDKQNPEVLAALKTLTDQNFQYNEVQWRSWWDSVRDGKAPAPTNQNS
- a CDS encoding outer membrane protein assembly factor BamB family protein; its protein translation is MLTRTFLTICCLSSLFFVDTASAQMTNHNKSAILPNKALLSRYALERGGWGQAVVDPLGDEVLHIAIDDALMYVQTKMGNITALDLQTGKRLWYYKFGDQIQFMSPMVSDSETAYFISGVHLVALEKFSGNEKWMLRLPGAVTSQILVDEKQIYFGDVTGMFYAVDLERTEDFAKRGELPRSSFDTINWRYRSADEVLFAPVRIEEEILFVSDDGTMYALARSDKKQYLHFEGDSPVVAPLSTRGRQIYMSVADPSLRRDKRIFCLNERNGETLWQRVLTQPVLQRMIVVKDNLFAVPVRKGLMMLHADTGQRFWQNREAVRFLTLTESFVIAEDALDNILLIDRNTGETLGRLPLRDFSLRYQNEMTDRLYVATKSGLVVSIHEEGSDFPVFYRNQEEQPIDPKMAPNASEQKEGGLLEPDSQSEKPAEKPVPEGNDPPSTNSSAKPIAPPADSAAPANTNNNDDGFFNFDSK